One genomic segment of Desulfomicrobium sp. ZS1 includes these proteins:
- a CDS encoding methylated-DNA--[protein]-cysteine S-methyltransferase, with protein sequence MNDFSETFVNQWFSATFVWTDGLLTRIDLSAEPKAATAPLSPYGAVLERIVTQYASLHADEWPDLPLDKRGLTTFSLKVMDMLRLHTPKGSFTTYGRLAARCGSPRAARAVGGVMARNPWPLLVPCHRVLAGNLGLGGFGPGIELKRTLLTLEKAPLPA encoded by the coding sequence ATGAACGATTTTTCAGAGACATTTGTAAACCAGTGGTTCTCGGCCACCTTCGTCTGGACAGACGGGCTTTTGACCCGGATAGACCTGAGCGCGGAACCTAAAGCCGCCACCGCGCCACTATCACCCTATGGAGCCGTGTTGGAGCGGATCGTGACGCAATACGCGAGCCTTCATGCCGACGAATGGCCGGACCTGCCGCTGGACAAACGCGGCCTGACCACTTTCTCCTTGAAGGTTATGGATATGCTGCGCCTGCATACACCCAAAGGCTCCTTCACTACGTACGGGCGGCTGGCCGCTCGCTGCGGCTCGCCCCGGGCGGCTCGCGCCGTTGGCGGGGTCATGGCCAGAAACCCCTGGCCCCTGCTTGTTCCCTGTCATCGGGTACTGGCCGGCAACCTGGGGCTTGGCGGATTCGGGCCTGGAATTGAACTCAAACGAACCCTGCTCACTCTGGAAAAGGCTCCTCTTCCGGCGTGA